The Paenibacillus uliginis N3/975 genome has a window encoding:
- the fliI gene encoding flagellar protein export ATPase FliI yields the protein MKKLDSGRYKDHLKHIDPVRINGKVTQVIGLMVESEGPDASVGEVCYIYPSKQSKPLQAEVVGFRDNKVLLMPLGELHSIGPGCDVVGTGKPLSVQVGSELLGKVLDGLGQPLDGSLIPARMPYSATNNIPQNPLNRPRVLEPISIGVRAIDGLLTIGKGQRVGIFAGSGVGKSTLMGMIARNTSADVNVIALIGERGREVLDFIERDLGPEGLQRSVVIVATSDQPALIRIKGALIATTIAEYFRDRGLNVMLMMDSVTRYAMAQREVGLAVGEPPAMRGYTPSVFANLPKLLERAGTGPTGSITAFYTVLVDGDDMNEPIADAVRGILDGHIVLNRSIANKGHFPAIDVLASISRVMKDIAPEDQIEAAENIKRLMAVYKDSEDLINIGAYQQGSNPDIDESIDYIQSIWEFTKQKVNEKVTLSEVQERLISEFSRR from the coding sequence ATGAAGAAGCTTGACAGCGGCCGTTACAAAGATCACTTAAAACATATTGATCCCGTTCGGATCAACGGTAAGGTCACACAAGTTATCGGCCTCATGGTTGAATCGGAAGGGCCGGACGCCAGCGTCGGAGAGGTTTGTTATATATATCCAAGTAAACAGTCCAAGCCGCTTCAAGCAGAAGTTGTAGGGTTTCGGGACAATAAAGTGCTGCTCATGCCTCTTGGTGAACTGCACTCTATCGGACCGGGATGTGATGTCGTTGGAACAGGCAAGCCCCTTAGCGTTCAGGTAGGCTCGGAGCTACTTGGAAAAGTGCTGGATGGTTTAGGCCAGCCGCTGGACGGTTCACTCATACCGGCCAGAATGCCTTACAGCGCAACAAACAACATACCGCAAAACCCACTAAACAGACCGCGGGTGCTGGAACCAATAAGTATCGGTGTCCGGGCGATAGACGGACTTCTGACGATAGGTAAAGGCCAGCGTGTAGGAATCTTCGCTGGCTCAGGTGTAGGTAAAAGTACACTCATGGGCATGATCGCAAGAAACACTTCCGCTGATGTAAACGTGATTGCCTTGATCGGTGAGCGGGGCAGAGAGGTTCTCGATTTTATAGAACGGGATCTGGGACCGGAAGGACTTCAGCGTTCCGTAGTAATCGTCGCAACCTCCGACCAACCGGCACTCATACGGATTAAGGGAGCATTGATTGCGACGACGATTGCCGAGTATTTCCGGGATCGTGGTTTGAACGTGATGCTGATGATGGATTCAGTAACACGGTACGCCATGGCGCAGCGTGAAGTCGGGCTGGCTGTAGGAGAACCGCCTGCGATGCGCGGGTATACACCGTCTGTATTTGCTAATCTGCCGAAGCTGCTCGAAAGAGCGGGGACAGGTCCAACAGGATCTATTACTGCTTTTTACACCGTATTGGTAGATGGGGATGATATGAACGAGCCTATCGCGGATGCGGTGCGAGGGATATTGGATGGACATATCGTACTTAATCGAAGCATTGCCAACAAGGGACATTTTCCTGCAATCGATGTCCTGGCAAGTATTAGCCGGGTGATGAAGGACATCGCACCTGAGGACCAGATCGAAGCGGCAGAGAACATAAAAAGATTAATGGCCGTGTACAAAGATTCGGAGGATTTGATCAACATTGGTGCGTACCAGCAGGGTTCAAATCCAGATATCGATGAATCGATAGATTACATCCAGAGCATCTGGGAGTTTACGAAGCAGAAAGTGAACGAAAAAGTGACATTGAGCGAAGTGCAGGAACGCTTGATATCCGAATTTTCAAGGAGATGA
- the fliJ gene encoding flagellar export protein FliJ, which yields MKFHYAFQKIVDLKSNEKTQAEWMLSSAIGKLQAEEKSLSDLFEMREQMFEAQQEAACRCAPVAEIRNIGIYVEYLESCIVKKQDDIQLAHVNVNKKQDHLTEKMLDEKVWLKARDKSKEKFRQESLLREQNELDEMATVRFAINAR from the coding sequence ATGAAATTTCACTACGCATTCCAGAAAATTGTGGATTTAAAAAGCAATGAGAAGACACAAGCGGAATGGATGCTATCGTCCGCGATCGGCAAGCTCCAAGCGGAAGAAAAAAGTCTGAGTGATCTTTTTGAAATGCGGGAGCAAATGTTTGAAGCTCAGCAGGAAGCTGCCTGCCGTTGTGCGCCGGTAGCCGAAATTCGGAATATTGGAATATATGTGGAATATTTGGAGTCATGCATCGTGAAGAAGCAGGATGATATCCAGTTAGCACATGTCAACGTAAACAAGAAGCAAGACCATTTGACTGAAAAAATGTTGGATGAAAAAGTATGGCTGAAAGCTAGAGATAAATCGAAAGAAAAGTTCCGGCAAGAAAGTCTCCTACGGGAACAAAACGAGCTGGATGAAATGGCGACGGTTCGTTTTGCCATCAACGCCCGCTAA
- a CDS encoding kinesin gives MARKDIPIDNEESNGGFERILLFLIPIIFTIVMVGVLLTLFNVNVRNGVLDVANKIPIVKDWIPDPKLTPEEQKLKDIKDQEESDEATIQKLKKQLEEKEQSLKEMSEQKTAEETKANQLETQIEDMQNQSAASVEEPAEDPYIEQIRDLAKMYANMSPSKAAPIMQNLTTEEMVLMLSEMKSSKRVAILEKMDPKIAADATMILKEAKSTEDLAIAAQKSRDKKDKEKEKDTLKTTDNLDKAQLSKTFSQMAPDKAADLLLQTYKISQSKAITILNTVDDGTRAQILNAMSTKSPEQAAKILNRLMGSK, from the coding sequence GTGGCACGCAAGGATATACCGATAGATAATGAGGAATCAAACGGAGGATTTGAACGGATACTGCTTTTTTTAATACCGATTATTTTTACGATTGTAATGGTCGGGGTTCTGTTGACCCTGTTCAATGTTAATGTCCGGAACGGAGTATTGGATGTTGCCAACAAAATACCGATTGTTAAGGATTGGATACCGGATCCGAAACTAACACCTGAAGAACAAAAGCTGAAGGATATCAAGGATCAAGAAGAAAGTGATGAGGCAACGATCCAGAAATTAAAGAAACAACTGGAAGAGAAAGAGCAGTCTTTAAAAGAAATGTCAGAGCAGAAGACAGCCGAGGAGACCAAAGCGAATCAGCTCGAGACACAGATCGAAGATATGCAAAATCAATCAGCAGCATCTGTCGAAGAACCAGCAGAAGATCCTTACATTGAGCAAATACGCGATTTGGCTAAGATGTATGCCAACATGAGTCCAAGCAAAGCGGCACCGATCATGCAAAATCTGACAACAGAAGAAATGGTGCTGATGCTTAGCGAAATGAAAAGTTCGAAACGAGTTGCCATACTGGAAAAAATGGATCCTAAAATAGCAGCTGACGCGACGATGATACTCAAAGAAGCGAAGTCGACGGAAGATCTGGCTATCGCTGCCCAGAAATCCCGGGATAAGAAAGACAAAGAAAAAGAAAAAGATACGTTAAAAACGACGGACAACCTGGATAAAGCCCAGTTGAGCAAAACATTTTCCCAAATGGCACCTGATAAAGCAGCCGATCTTCTGTTGCAAACTTACAAAATTAGTCAATCTAAAGCGATCACGATTCTGAATACGGTTGATGATGGAACACGAGCACAAATTTTGAATGCGATGTCCACCAAAAGCCCGGAACAAGCAGCAAAAATTCTGAATCGGCTGATGGGATCCAAATAA
- a CDS encoding flagellar hook-length control protein FliK, with translation MTLIFQNMATSKNAAAASGGKTADSGKTTTGTMTEGNTFGQTLVHQMSNAGTPTVPVKDMAAFMLNASVQMLKDLPAPSEGENTASKELVGPAASLKQENSLDLGLILMFLLKDLEKLEEALKKDPSLLKEIQVWLMQALAMLNGVQGQGPSADQQQLTEGEVQTLSPLASNPETVRFAVQDALTQLSDMLKSMPSSEQSKPQLVQLVQSFQALLNENGKGAAKEASEGQTRATSPVITQVDGETEAAVDKKELPANLKQASETSKVSETTVKVTSQVKEGTLAEESAEGKSASITEPDSNMITAGQLALRSGTTAPVKPMAQPVPVEQFAKEMTNLVVNRLEFVKLQGFTEARISLNPEHLGQVDIKITMQNGQLIAQFMTRNSDARELLDQQMSQLRSALQGQGLQVEKLEVTQSSQSSSSQLYQDGRQPGSGQQDSNRRSREKDVPSDDTIAAAAITEEWNEWLAEREADEEQGHGGTFTAKI, from the coding sequence ATGACACTAATTTTTCAAAATATGGCTACATCGAAGAATGCCGCAGCAGCATCTGGAGGAAAGACGGCGGACAGCGGAAAAACGACAACAGGAACCATGACGGAAGGAAATACGTTTGGACAGACTTTGGTTCATCAAATGTCGAATGCAGGAACGCCTACTGTTCCAGTCAAGGATATGGCGGCTTTCATGTTAAACGCATCTGTTCAAATGCTGAAAGATTTGCCTGCTCCATCCGAGGGTGAAAATACAGCTTCTAAGGAATTGGTTGGCCCAGCAGCAAGTCTTAAACAGGAAAATTCTCTTGACCTAGGATTAATTCTTATGTTTCTTCTGAAAGATCTTGAGAAGCTGGAAGAGGCGTTAAAAAAAGATCCTTCGCTGCTAAAAGAAATTCAAGTCTGGTTGATGCAGGCGTTAGCAATGCTTAATGGGGTACAGGGTCAGGGGCCATCGGCAGATCAGCAACAGCTTACTGAAGGTGAAGTTCAGACACTATCACCACTTGCTTCGAATCCGGAAACGGTACGTTTTGCAGTACAGGATGCACTTACGCAGCTAAGTGATATGCTTAAAAGTATGCCTTCGAGTGAACAGTCCAAGCCTCAGCTTGTACAGCTGGTACAATCCTTTCAGGCTTTACTGAATGAGAATGGAAAAGGAGCAGCTAAGGAAGCTTCTGAAGGTCAGACCCGGGCTACATCCCCAGTGATAACCCAGGTGGATGGCGAAACGGAAGCAGCTGTGGATAAGAAGGAACTCCCGGCCAATTTAAAACAGGCATCAGAAACATCGAAAGTATCGGAGACCACTGTAAAAGTGACAAGTCAAGTGAAAGAAGGAACTTTAGCAGAGGAATCAGCTGAGGGTAAGAGTGCTTCTATCACGGAACCTGATAGTAATATGATCACAGCGGGGCAATTGGCACTTCGATCAGGCACTACAGCACCTGTTAAACCGATGGCACAGCCGGTACCTGTAGAACAGTTTGCTAAGGAAATGACCAACCTGGTCGTGAACAGGCTGGAGTTTGTCAAACTTCAAGGCTTTACCGAGGCCAGAATATCATTGAATCCTGAACATCTGGGTCAGGTAGATATTAAAATCACCATGCAAAACGGGCAATTAATCGCCCAGTTTATGACTCGAAATTCCGATGCTAGGGAACTGTTGGACCAGCAAATGTCACAATTACGCTCCGCACTTCAAGGGCAAGGTCTTCAGGTTGAGAAGCTGGAAGTAACACAAAGCAGCCAGTCATCATCATCCCAGCTCTATCAGGACGGGCGACAACCGGGATCTGGTCAACAGGATTCAAACCGACGCTCCAGAGAAAAGGATGTACCATCCGATGACACCATCGCAGCAGCAGCCATAACCGAAGAATGGAATGAATGGTTGGCTGAGCGGGAGGCAGACGAGGAGCAGGGCCACGGCGGCACATTTACTGCAAAAATTTAG
- a CDS encoding flagellar hook capping FlgD N-terminal domain-containing protein has product MAVDYVNRNVWPNYSKGNVSKAGTDDGQTLGKDQFLSILITQLRYQDPMQPMEDKEFIAQMAQFTSLEQLMNISSQLTDMRQSLGAVSSLIGKKVSWVEYAEGNSGQTVVKSGVVDSVLIRDGIQFVRIGKDEVALEYITQIENNVPEPESPETENPETEETPEIEPEVPSTEPEAPSTEPDAPAESSEPSQQSGEESEGATP; this is encoded by the coding sequence ATGGCTGTAGATTATGTTAATCGCAATGTCTGGCCCAACTATTCCAAAGGAAATGTGAGCAAGGCCGGCACGGACGATGGACAGACGCTGGGGAAAGATCAGTTTTTAAGTATTCTTATTACGCAGCTAAGGTATCAGGATCCAATGCAACCAATGGAAGATAAGGAATTCATAGCACAGATGGCACAGTTCACATCACTGGAGCAGTTGATGAACATTTCTTCCCAATTAACGGACATGAGACAATCACTCGGAGCGGTGTCGAGCTTGATCGGCAAGAAAGTAAGCTGGGTTGAATATGCGGAAGGCAATAGTGGGCAGACCGTGGTGAAAAGTGGAGTTGTCGATTCCGTTCTTATTCGTGACGGAATACAATTTGTCAGAATTGGCAAGGACGAAGTGGCATTGGAATACATTACGCAAATCGAAAATAATGTACCGGAACCTGAAAGTCCGGAGACCGAAAATCCGGAAACCGAAGAAACTCCTGAAATAGAGCCAGAAGTTCCTTCAACAGAACCAGAAGCTCCTTCAACGGAACCGGATGCTCCGGCTGAATCTTCAGAGCCTTCTCAGCAAAGCGGTGAAGAGAGCGAGGGGGCAACACCATGA
- a CDS encoding TIGR02530 family flagellar biosynthesis protein, whose amino-acid sequence MSDRMTIGQLYPGNIHPTALQRDRNSSITPSNAQPGKFKELLKENLLKFSNHAAKRLEQRGIEIKGDQLTQIHSAIEKAAAKGSKESLILMKDMALIVNVPNRTVVTAMDDQAMKDNVFTQIDSAVIIS is encoded by the coding sequence ATGAGTGATCGAATGACCATTGGACAGCTTTATCCTGGAAATATACATCCTACGGCCCTTCAGCGGGATCGTAACAGTTCGATAACGCCTTCCAATGCGCAACCGGGTAAGTTTAAGGAGCTTTTGAAAGAAAATCTTCTTAAATTTAGTAACCATGCAGCCAAACGACTGGAACAGCGAGGAATTGAGATTAAGGGTGATCAGCTCACTCAAATTCACTCGGCTATTGAGAAAGCGGCAGCCAAAGGAAGTAAAGAATCACTGATATTAATGAAGGATATGGCTTTAATCGTAAATGTACCTAACCGGACTGTCGTAACCGCAATGGATGATCAGGCGATGAAAGATAATGTGTTTACTCAAATCGATAGCGCCGTCATTATTTCATAA
- the flgG gene encoding flagellar basal body rod protein FlgG, with protein MLRSMYSGVSGMRGFQTKLDVIGNNIANVNTVGFKAGRVMFKDILSQTVSGATAPSDTQGGVNAKQIGLGTTVGSIDTVHTPGSAQTTNKPTDLRIDGDGFFMVKMSEEQEVPFLTRAGDFHVDGNRNLVTSDGMFVLDVEGEIINIGEDVTGFSIGQDGSIMTQGGDADDPIQIGLAKVVNPEGLEKIGGNLYRVTPNALGGDADGEIEGFPANNVEAGTGAIIAGQLEMSNVDLTGEFTEMIVAQRGFQSNSRIITTSDEILQEVVNLKR; from the coding sequence ATGTTAAGATCCATGTATTCGGGCGTTTCCGGTATGAGAGGATTCCAGACTAAGCTGGACGTAATCGGTAACAACATCGCAAACGTTAATACGGTAGGTTTTAAGGCCGGTCGTGTCATGTTTAAAGACATTTTAAGTCAGACGGTTTCCGGTGCGACAGCTCCTTCGGATACACAAGGCGGAGTGAATGCCAAGCAAATTGGTTTGGGCACTACAGTGGGCTCTATTGACACGGTTCACACACCAGGCAGTGCGCAAACGACAAACAAACCGACAGATCTTCGAATCGACGGTGATGGATTTTTTATGGTTAAGATGTCTGAAGAACAAGAAGTTCCTTTCCTGACCAGAGCCGGTGATTTTCATGTTGACGGCAACCGCAATCTGGTCACTTCCGACGGCATGTTTGTTCTTGATGTTGAGGGCGAAATTATTAATATCGGTGAGGATGTAACGGGCTTCTCCATTGGACAGGACGGATCGATCATGACACAAGGTGGAGACGCTGATGATCCGATTCAGATCGGTCTTGCCAAAGTTGTGAATCCGGAAGGTCTTGAGAAGATTGGTGGAAACTTGTACCGTGTTACTCCAAATGCGCTTGGCGGTGATGCAGACGGCGAAATCGAAGGGTTCCCGGCTAACAACGTAGAGGCAGGTACAGGAGCGATTATTGCAGGACAACTTGAGATGTCAAACGTAGATCTGACAGGCGAGTTTACAGAGATGATTGTGGCACAACGCGGATTCCAATCAAACTCCCGAATTATTACAACCTCAGATGAAATACTTCAGGAAGTCGTCAATTTGAAACGGTAA
- a CDS encoding flagellar FlbD family protein codes for MISVTRLNGSQIWLNALLIEMIEETPDTYITLTTGKRLIVLEKAKEVIASVKTYHREVGVYQATIKVQQMEEPS; via the coding sequence ATGATTTCGGTAACGAGGTTAAATGGTTCGCAAATATGGCTGAATGCGCTTTTGATTGAAATGATTGAAGAGACTCCTGACACCTACATTACTTTAACTACAGGTAAAAGGTTGATCGTTTTGGAGAAGGCGAAGGAAGTAATCGCATCTGTCAAAACGTATCATCGTGAAGTCGGAGTATACCAAGCTACTATTAAAGTGCAGCAGATGGAGGAACCTTCATGA
- a CDS encoding flagellar basal body-associated FliL family protein: MKKMLPWLVTIMLSITLIVLAVFLLSDKMLGKDESGAIAAPAPTPVLSADEIVEVTAEIIDVKTNLADPDYIAAMSFSFQLRNKKAKEDFDKIKEIKVKPIIIKTLADTKPENLKDSKATEQFTERLLEQINKTLPNGQLIHIEITNKLVAPL; the protein is encoded by the coding sequence ATGAAAAAGATGCTTCCCTGGTTAGTTACGATAATGCTCTCCATTACATTAATCGTATTAGCGGTATTTTTACTATCGGACAAAATGCTCGGCAAGGACGAATCGGGTGCGATTGCCGCGCCGGCCCCAACGCCAGTACTTTCTGCCGATGAGATTGTCGAAGTGACTGCAGAAATCATTGATGTGAAGACAAATCTGGCGGATCCTGATTATATTGCAGCTATGAGTTTTTCTTTTCAGCTTAGAAACAAAAAGGCCAAAGAGGATTTTGACAAAATCAAAGAAATTAAAGTTAAACCAATCATCATCAAGACACTGGCTGACACCAAGCCAGAGAATTTAAAGGATTCTAAAGCAACGGAACAATTTACAGAAAGACTGTTAGAACAGATTAACAAAACACTGCCTAACGGACAATTAATACATATTGAAATTACGAATAAGTTAGTTGCACCTTTATAG
- the fliM gene encoding flagellar motor switch protein FliM encodes MVDVLSQNEIDALLAALSSGEMDAEELKKEETQKRIRSYDFKRAVRFSKDHIRSLTRIHENFARYLTTYFSAQLRTFVQISVVQVEQLPYDEFIRSIPKMTVLNIFEAEPLVGRMVLEVHPNIAYAMLDRLLGGTGNAPTKINALTEIETIIIERIFSRAFESLQEAWKTVLDISPRLEALETNPQFMQIVSPNETIALISLSTKIGDTTGMINLCIPHVVLEPIMSKLSAHQWFISEKKTRVPEEVDALKQRVSKAKLPIIAELGESKLTVSEFLGLSVGDVISLNKPVHDGLAIKVGDKLKYIGSPGTMKDRVAVQIDEIISEGAEELDE; translated from the coding sequence ATGGTTGATGTTTTATCGCAAAATGAGATTGATGCCTTGCTGGCCGCTCTCTCTTCCGGCGAAATGGACGCAGAAGAACTGAAAAAGGAAGAAACCCAGAAAAGAATCCGCTCCTATGACTTTAAGAGAGCGGTGCGTTTTTCCAAGGATCATATCCGCAGCTTGACTCGAATACATGAAAATTTTGCCCGTTATTTAACGACCTATTTTTCGGCTCAGCTACGCACTTTTGTACAGATTAGTGTCGTTCAGGTTGAGCAGCTGCCTTATGATGAGTTTATCCGCTCAATCCCCAAGATGACTGTTCTCAATATTTTTGAAGCAGAGCCGCTTGTTGGGCGTATGGTGCTTGAGGTTCATCCGAATATCGCTTATGCAATGCTGGATCGCCTTCTCGGCGGTACGGGGAATGCTCCGACAAAAATTAATGCACTAACCGAGATTGAAACGATTATTATAGAGCGCATCTTCAGCAGAGCTTTTGAAAGCCTGCAGGAAGCTTGGAAAACGGTGTTGGATATTTCGCCTCGTCTGGAGGCGCTTGAGACGAATCCACAGTTTATGCAAATCGTATCTCCGAACGAGACGATTGCTCTTATATCGCTAAGCACCAAGATCGGCGATACTACCGGAATGATTAATCTGTGTATTCCTCATGTTGTCCTTGAGCCAATCATGTCGAAGCTATCTGCCCATCAGTGGTTTATTTCCGAGAAGAAGACTCGGGTGCCTGAAGAGGTGGATGCATTAAAGCAGCGGGTAAGCAAAGCAAAACTGCCGATCATAGCGGAGCTTGGAGAGTCCAAGCTTACGGTCTCTGAATTTTTGGGGTTGAGCGTCGGCGATGTTATTTCCCTGAATAAACCCGTTCATGATGGCCTGGCCATTAAAGTGGGGGATAAGCTGAAATATATAGGCAGCCCAGGTACGATGAAGGACCGGGTCGCCGTACAGATCGACGAAATCATCAGCGAAGGAGCTGAAGAACTTGACGAGTAA
- the fliY gene encoding flagellar motor switch phosphatase FliY: MTSKDYLSQEEIDALLKQTEMASTSSPSVVSVDDVLTPLEQDALGEIGNITFGSAATALSTLLGKKVDITTPRVSIISRSQFEEEFPKPHVAVHVTYVDGFEGINSLVIKTRDAQVIADLMLGGEGNPQEEELNEIHISAVQEAMNQMMGSSATSMSTIFNRFVNISPPGIDILNMSSGDGINNLPVDETLIKISFRLIIGDLIDSTIMQLLPIEFAKDMVNTLINGTEEPAVDEPAATVEVPVKETAPQQMPPQEQAPMQQQVPMQQMPPQQGYPQDQGYGYNQGMPGGAGLPQMPYGQPQMPYPQAPQQYGGIPNRNVNVQPVQFSNLQNAPYTQVDENNLNLLMDIPLKVTVELGRTQKQIKDILELSQGSIIELDKLAGEPVDILVNHKLVAKGEVVVIDENFGVRVTDIVSQWDRIQKLQ; this comes from the coding sequence TTGACGAGTAAAGATTATTTATCCCAGGAAGAAATCGATGCCCTCTTAAAGCAGACTGAAATGGCATCAACCTCCTCTCCTTCGGTGGTAAGCGTTGATGATGTTTTAACACCATTGGAGCAGGATGCATTAGGTGAAATCGGTAATATCACGTTTGGCAGTGCGGCTACGGCCCTTTCAACATTGCTCGGTAAGAAAGTGGATATTACAACACCAAGAGTGTCTATCATTTCCAGAAGTCAGTTTGAAGAAGAGTTTCCAAAGCCTCATGTGGCGGTTCACGTCACTTATGTTGATGGATTTGAGGGGATTAACTCACTTGTTATCAAGACCCGTGATGCCCAGGTTATTGCAGACTTGATGCTAGGTGGAGAGGGAAATCCTCAGGAAGAAGAGCTGAATGAGATTCATATCAGTGCGGTTCAAGAAGCGATGAATCAGATGATGGGTTCATCTGCAACGAGTATGTCTACGATTTTCAATAGGTTCGTAAACATATCCCCACCGGGGATCGATATTCTCAATATGTCTAGTGGTGATGGGATAAACAACTTGCCTGTCGATGAGACGCTGATTAAAATATCGTTCCGGCTCATCATTGGAGATCTGATTGATTCAACGATCATGCAGCTTCTTCCAATCGAGTTTGCCAAGGACATGGTTAATACGCTGATTAACGGAACGGAGGAGCCTGCTGTTGATGAACCTGCAGCTACTGTTGAAGTACCGGTAAAGGAGACAGCACCTCAGCAAATGCCTCCTCAAGAGCAGGCGCCGATGCAACAGCAAGTGCCAATGCAGCAAATGCCTCCGCAGCAAGGATATCCTCAAGACCAGGGGTATGGGTATAACCAAGGAATGCCGGGCGGAGCCGGATTGCCGCAAATGCCGTATGGGCAGCCGCAGATGCCTTATCCACAGGCACCGCAGCAGTATGGTGGAATACCAAATCGTAATGTAAATGTACAACCTGTGCAATTTAGTAACCTGCAAAATGCACCGTACACTCAGGTGGATGAAAACAATCTGAACTTACTGATGGACATTCCCCTTAAAGTCACCGTAGAATTAGGAAGGACCCAGAAGCAAATTAAGGATATCCTGGAATTATCTCAAGGATCGATCATTGAACTGGACAAGCTTGCTGGTGAGCCAGTAGACATCCTTGTGAACCACAAACTCGTCGCTAAAGGCGAAGTTGTCGTTATTGACGAAAACTTCGGCGTTCGGGTTACGGATATCGTAAGTCAATGGGACCGAATACAAAAATTACAATAG
- a CDS encoding response regulator, with protein sequence MANRILIVDDAAFMRMMIRDILTKNGFEVVGEAQDGAQAIEKFKELRPDLITMDITMPEMDGIAALKEIKKTDPNAKVIMCSAMGQQAMVIDAIQAGAKDFIVKPFQSDRVIEAINKTLGV encoded by the coding sequence ATGGCTAACCGAATTCTGATTGTGGATGATGCTGCATTTATGAGAATGATGATCCGTGATATTTTGACCAAAAACGGATTTGAGGTTGTTGGAGAAGCTCAAGATGGAGCTCAAGCGATCGAGAAATTTAAAGAACTGCGTCCGGATCTGATTACAATGGATATTACGATGCCTGAAATGGACGGAATTGCCGCTCTGAAGGAAATCAAAAAGACTGATCCGAATGCAAAAGTTATTATGTGCTCCGCTATGGGACAGCAAGCTATGGTTATCGACGCTATTCAAGCTGGAGCGAAGGACTTTATCGTGAAGCCTTTCCAATCGGATCGTGTTATCGAAGCTATAAATAAAACGCTTGGCGTCTAA
- a CDS encoding FliO/MopB family protein, which translates to MIAASEGIGSDTSGYYLQLFYVFIVLAIIITAIVFLIRFLGRKNQSWMQGRSIRTLGAVGVGPNKSIQLVEVGGSIYLIGVGEDVSLIDKISDPAEVALIQASFEQEYGLKSGTLPPFIGKLAARFRKEQTSEDIELEDTSSFHEVFESKLRSVPNRKQKVEELLREDHKDS; encoded by the coding sequence ATGATAGCAGCTTCAGAGGGAATAGGATCGGATACGTCGGGGTATTATCTTCAACTTTTTTATGTTTTTATCGTGCTTGCCATTATCATTACAGCCATTGTGTTTCTGATCCGGTTTTTGGGCCGGAAAAATCAGAGTTGGATGCAGGGCCGTTCCATCCGGACACTCGGTGCGGTTGGAGTTGGCCCTAACAAATCCATACAGTTAGTTGAGGTGGGAGGCAGTATTTACCTGATCGGTGTTGGTGAAGATGTCTCGCTTATTGACAAAATTTCCGATCCGGCTGAAGTTGCTCTGATTCAGGCTTCGTTCGAACAGGAGTACGGCTTGAAATCGGGAACGCTGCCACCGTTCATTGGTAAGCTTGCGGCCAGGTTTCGTAAGGAACAGACGTCTGAGGATATCGAGCTTGAGGATACATCATCTTTTCATGAGGTATTCGAATCCAAGCTTCGCAGCGTACCCAATCGGAAACAAAAGGTGGAAGAATTGCTGCGGGAGGATCATAAAGATTCATGA